A single region of the Lotus japonicus ecotype B-129 chromosome 4, LjGifu_v1.2 genome encodes:
- the LOC130711344 gene encoding tricyclene synthase EBOS, chloroplastic-like, translating into MAQASSTLLNSSFINSVSSFANNPQKPRAWAYLKKSWQGITVSPIRCMATTSDANSQRKSAHYEPNLWDYDFLQSLKHDYADVRYGERARKLREEVRRMIKDEKTEIWTTLELVDDVRRLGLGYHFEKEIREALDRFLHFKREHSGTINHTSLHETALSFRLLREYGYHASADIFMSFMNLDGNFEANLIGKDVKGMLSLYEASFLSYEGEQILDEAKTFTILHLKSAMSDDSSNYLLEQVNHALELPLHRRVQRLEARWYIDSYAKRKNANKVLLEAAKLDFNIVQSTLLKDLQEMSRWWKGMGLAPKLSFTRDRLMECFFWTVGMTFETQYSDIRKGLTKVTSLITTIDDIYDVYGTLDELELFTAAVESWDIKAVQVLPEYMKISFLALYNVVNELAYNVLKEQGQDILPYLTNAWSVMLKAFLQEAKWCRDKQLPNLDDYLNNAWVSVSGVVILTHTYFLLNHNITREALDALDNYHALLRRPSIIFRLCNDLGTSTAELLRGEIANSVMCYMRESGVNEDDATKHIRNLLDETWKKMSKDRVTHSPFPKPFVDTAINLARISECTYQYGDGHGAPDRKSKSRVHSLIIEPIVLVETIANHHECETLPIHVLN; encoded by the exons ATGGCCCAAGCTAGTTCCACATTGCTTAATTCATCCTTCATTAATTCAGTTTCTAGTTTTGCCAATAATCCTCAGAAGCCACGAGCATGGGCGTATCTAAAGAAAAGTTGGCAGGGAATTACTGTTTCCCCTATTCGATGCATGGCAACTACTTCAGATGCTAATTCTCAAAGAAAATCAGCTCATTATGAACCTAATCTCTGGGATTATGATTTCTTGCAGTCCTTGAAACATGACTATGCG gaTGTAAGATATGGGGAAAGGGCAAGGAAGCTGAGAGAGGAAGTGAGGAGAATGATTAAGGATGAAAAAACAGAGATATGGACCACATTAGAGCTTGTCGATGATGTGAGACGCTTGGGCCTCGGTTACCATTTTGAGAAGGAGATAAGAGAAGCACTTGATAGGTTTCTACATTTCAAAAGAGAGCATAGTGGTACAATTAATCACACAAGTCTACATGAGACGGCTTTAAGCTTTAGGCTTCTCAGGGAGTATGGCTACCATGCCTCCGCAG ATATTTTTATGAGCTTCATGAACCTTGATGGTAATTTTGAGGCGAACCTAATTGGTAAGGATGTAAAAGGAATGTTGAGTCTCTATGAGGCATCATTTCTCTCTTATGAAGGAGAACAAATATTAGATGAGGCAAAGACCTTCACTATTTTGCACCTCAAGAGCGCCATGAGTGATGATAGTAGCAATTATCTCTTAGAACAAGTGAATCATGCTTTGGAGCTTCCACTACATCGTAGAGTCCAAAGGCTTGAAGCGCGGTGGTATATTGATTCAtatgcaaaaagaaaaaatgcaaATAAGGTTTTGCTTGAAGCAGCCAAACTGGATTTTAACATTGTCCAATCAACATTGCTAAAGGATCTCCAAGAAATGTCAAG GTGGTGGAAGGGAATGGGACTAGCCCCAAAGTTAAGCTTCACTCGCGACAGGTTAATGGAGTGCTTCTTTTGGACGGTTGGAATGACTTTTGAGACTCAGTATAGTGATATCCGCAAAGGTTTAACCAAAGTAACTTCACTAATAACTACAATTGATGACATTTATGATGTGTATGGCACTTTGGATGAATTAGAACTCTTCACAGCAGCCGTAGAAAG TTGGGATATTAAAGCAGTCCAAGTGTTGCCAGAGTACATGAAGATATCCTTCTTAGCCCTCTACAATGTTGTCAACGAATTGGCTTATAATGTACTAAAAGAACAAGGGCAGGATATCCTACCCTACCTCACTAACGCG TGGTCAGTTATGTTGAAAGCATTCCTACAAGAAGCTAAGTGGTGCCGGGACAAACAGTTGCCAAACTTGGATGACTACCTCAACAATGCATGGGTGTCGGTGTCAGGTGTAGTTATATTGACGCACACTTATTTCTTGCTGAATCACAACATAACAAGGGAGGCACTTGACGCCTTGGACAATTACCATGCCCTATTGCGCAGACCATCCATTATTTTTCGACTTTGTAATGATTTGGGTACTTCTACG GCCGAGTTACTGAGGGGTGAAATAGCAAATTCGGTTATGTGCTACATGCGTGAAAGTGGTGTGAATGAAGATGATGCTACTAAACACATCCGTAATTTGCTTGATGAGACATGGAAGAAGATGAGTAAAGATCGAGTCACTCATTCACCTTTCCCAAAACCATTTGTAGACACAGCTATCAACCTTGCTAGAATTTCTGAATGCACATACCAATATGGAGATGGGCATGGAGCCCCAGATAGAAAATCAAAGAGTCGAGTCCACTCTTTGATAATTGAACCCATTGTCCTTGTGGAGACGATTGCAAATCACCATGAGTGTGAAACATTACCAATTCATGTCCTAAATTGA